Proteins co-encoded in one Campylobacter ornithocola genomic window:
- a CDS encoding ParB/RepB/Spo0J family partition protein → MAKKSALGRGLSSILADIDEVYEKELGSNEGRIEEIDIDLISPNPYQPRKKFDTQALEELAGSIKEYGLIQPIVVFKKDEFDYILIAGERRFRACKLLKKEQIKAVVLNVDDIKLRELALIENIQRENLNPIELAHSYKELLEIHDITQEKLADLIHKSRSQIANTLRLLNLNEQTQNFIIEGKISQGHAKVLVGFEKEEEKMIVDTIIGQKLNVRDTEKLIKNFKNTNYLEKNTISNKQYQSMVNLKDKIESLGLKAGIRDLKITINFTNENEVKEFLKTLN, encoded by the coding sequence ATGGCAAAAAAAAGTGCATTAGGAAGAGGTTTAAGTAGTATTTTAGCTGATATTGATGAGGTTTATGAAAAAGAGTTGGGTTCAAATGAAGGCAGAATAGAAGAAATTGATATAGATCTAATTAGTCCAAACCCTTATCAACCAAGAAAAAAATTTGATACACAAGCTTTAGAAGAGCTTGCAGGCTCTATCAAAGAATATGGTTTGATTCAACCTATTGTTGTTTTTAAAAAAGATGAATTTGATTATATTTTAATAGCAGGTGAGAGAAGATTTAGGGCATGTAAGCTTTTGAAAAAAGAGCAGATTAAAGCTGTAGTTTTAAATGTTGATGATATAAAATTAAGAGAGCTTGCTTTAATAGAAAATATCCAAAGAGAAAATTTAAATCCTATAGAATTGGCACATTCTTACAAAGAGCTATTAGAAATTCATGATATTACTCAAGAAAAGTTAGCAGATCTTATTCATAAATCAAGATCGCAAATTGCTAACACTTTAAGACTTTTAAATTTAAATGAACAAACGCAAAATTTTATTATAGAAGGTAAAATTTCTCAAGGACATGCAAAAGTTCTAGTAGGATTTGAAAAAGAAGAAGAAAAAATGATAGTTGATACTATCATTGGCCAAAAACTTAATGTAAGAGATACGGAAAAACTAATTAAAAATTTTAAAAATACAAACTATTTAGAAAAAAATACAATTTCAAATAAACAATATCAATCTATGGTAAATTTGAAAGACAAAATCGAGTCTTTAGGTTTAAAAGCAGGTATAAGAGATTTAAAAATTACTATTAATTTTACAAATGAAAATGAAGTTAAGGAATTTTTAAAGACATTGAATTAA
- a CDS encoding FoF1 ATP synthase subunit B', translating to MFNDVHFSIMIATGIIFLLMIVILNSILYKPLIKFMDSRDLTIKNDEEKMKKNSDDISNVESELEKIHIQTRDEINQIKAKAIEEAKIKQEKELSTRKRELEDQMLVFLKSLREKEKELKEEMRLKMPEFKQSFKDSLSKI from the coding sequence ATGTTTAATGATGTACATTTTTCTATAATGATAGCCACTGGTATCATTTTTTTGCTTATGATAGTAATTTTAAATTCTATACTCTATAAACCTTTGATTAAATTTATGGATTCTAGAGATTTAACTATTAAAAATGATGAAGAAAAAATGAAAAAGAATTCTGATGATATTTCAAATGTAGAAAGTGAATTGGAAAAAATTCATATTCAAACAAGAGATGAAATTAATCAAATAAAAGCAAAAGCAATAGAAGAAGCTAAAATAAAACAAGAAAAAGAATTGTCAACAAGAAAAAGAGAATTAGAAGATCAAATGCTTGTTTTTCTTAAAAGTTTAAGGGAAAAAGAAAAAGAATTAAAAGAAGAGATGCGTTTGAAAATGCCAGAATTTAAACAAAGCTTTAAAGATAGCTTGAGTAAAATTTAA
- a CDS encoding F0F1 ATP synthase subunit B yields the protein MLKKIVLLSTLPFYVFAAGNGSGEYDIIPRAVNFVLFAAILYYFIATPLKNFYNERIEKIASKMNEIQEKLIASKNYKLEMMKKLDLAKQEAANAVAFARKEAEIITDKIEAETKMEIKALEKTYEEHKEYEIRRMEKEVVQAVLEEIFEDQNLQLQQKEILNIMMKKVS from the coding sequence ATGTTAAAAAAAATTGTATTATTATCAACACTTCCTTTTTATGTTTTTGCAGCAGGCAATGGAAGTGGTGAGTATGATATTATTCCAAGAGCGGTTAATTTTGTTTTATTTGCTGCTATTTTGTATTATTTCATAGCAACACCTTTAAAAAATTTTTATAATGAAAGAATTGAAAAAATTGCTTCTAAAATGAATGAAATTCAGGAAAAACTCATTGCAAGTAAGAATTATAAACTAGAAATGATGAAAAAGCTAGATCTTGCTAAACAAGAAGCCGCTAATGCAGTTGCATTTGCAAGAAAAGAAGCAGAGATTATTACAGATAAAATAGAAGCTGAAACAAAAATGGAGATTAAAGCTCTAGAAAAAACTTACGAAGAACATAAAGAATATGAAATAAGAAGAATGGAAAAAGAAGTTGTCCAGGCAGTTTTAGAGGAAATTTTCGAAGATCAAAATTTACAACTTCAGCAAAAAGAAATTTTAAATATTATGATGAAAAAGGTGTCTTGA
- a CDS encoding F0F1 ATP synthase subunit delta has protein sequence MESIIAKTYAKAILERSDFEYFYSNLLQLSSAFTSSKFLDILNSYEVKQEKKLEFILSLLDNPSGSFKNFMNLIVINNREMLIPEITKELSEQKALKENTFLGQVYSKEQLNEEEIRNLEEKLSAKFNAKIKLNSKISDNDSVKISLDALGYEISFSMQSLKAKMNEYILKAI, from the coding sequence ATGGAAAGTATCATTGCAAAAACTTATGCAAAAGCAATACTCGAAAGAAGTGATTTTGAATATTTTTATTCTAATTTATTACAACTAAGTTCTGCTTTTACATCTAGTAAGTTTTTAGATATTTTAAATTCTTATGAGGTAAAGCAAGAGAAAAAACTAGAATTTATACTTTCTTTATTGGATAATCCAAGTGGTAGTTTTAAAAATTTTATGAATTTGATTGTGATTAATAATAGGGAGATGTTGATTCCAGAAATCACTAAAGAATTAAGCGAACAAAAAGCATTAAAAGAAAATACATTTTTAGGACAAGTTTATTCAAAAGAACAACTAAACGAAGAAGAAATTAGAAATTTAGAAGAAAAACTTAGTGCTAAGTTTAATGCAAAAATTAAATTGAATAGTAAAATAAGTGATAATGATAGTGTAAAGATTAGCTTAGATGCTCTTGGTTATGAAATTTCATTTTCAATGCAAAGCTTAAAAGCTAAAATGAACGAATATATATTAAAAGCAATTTAA
- the atpA gene encoding F0F1 ATP synthase subunit alpha has product MKFKADEISSIIKERIEKFDFNLEIEETGKIISVADGVAKVYGLKNAMAGEMVEFENGEKGMVLNLEESSVGIVILGKGLGLKEGSSVKRLKKLLKVPVGDALIGRVVNALGEPIDAKGVIEASEYRFVEEKAKGIMARKSVHEPLHTGIKAIDALVPIGRGQRELIIGDRQTGKTTVAIDTIISQKGKDVICIYVAIGQKQSTVAQVVKKLEEYGAMDYSIVVNAGASDPAALQYLAPYTGVTMGEYFRDNSRHALIVYDDLSKHAVAYREMSLILRRPPGREAYPGDVFYLHSRLLERASKLSDELGAGSLTALPIIETQAGDVSAYIPTNVISITDGQIFLETDLFNSGIRPAINVGLSVSRVGGAAQIKATKQVSGTLRLDLAQYRELQAFAQFASDLDEASRKQLERGQRMVEVLKQPPYSPLSAENQVVMIYAGTKGYLDDIAVSKIGEFEAALYPFIEAKYPEIFEQIRTKKALDKDLEEKLAKALSEFKANHI; this is encoded by the coding sequence ATGAAATTTAAAGCAGATGAAATTAGTTCTATTATAAAAGAAAGGATTGAAAAATTTGACTTTAATCTTGAAATAGAAGAAACCGGTAAAATTATTTCAGTTGCTGATGGTGTTGCTAAGGTTTATGGTCTTAAGAATGCTATGGCTGGAGAGATGGTTGAATTTGAAAACGGTGAAAAAGGAATGGTGCTTAACCTTGAAGAATCAAGCGTAGGTATTGTTATCTTAGGAAAAGGTCTCGGACTTAAAGAAGGAAGTTCAGTTAAGAGACTAAAAAAACTTTTAAAAGTTCCAGTTGGTGATGCATTAATAGGTCGTGTTGTGAATGCTTTGGGTGAGCCAATTGATGCTAAAGGTGTAATTGAGGCAAGCGAATATCGTTTTGTAGAAGAAAAAGCAAAAGGTATTATGGCTAGAAAAAGTGTTCATGAACCACTACATACAGGTATTAAAGCAATTGATGCTTTAGTTCCAATCGGTAGAGGACAAAGAGAGTTAATCATCGGAGATAGACAAACAGGTAAAACAACTGTTGCAATTGATACAATTATTAGTCAAAAAGGTAAAGATGTTATTTGTATTTATGTTGCAATTGGCCAAAAACAAAGCACAGTTGCTCAAGTAGTTAAAAAGCTTGAAGAATATGGCGCAATGGATTATAGCATAGTAGTAAATGCAGGTGCTTCTGATCCTGCTGCACTGCAATACCTTGCTCCATATACTGGTGTGACTATGGGCGAGTATTTTAGAGATAACTCAAGACATGCATTGATTGTTTATGATGATTTAAGTAAACATGCTGTTGCGTATCGTGAAATGTCTTTGATTTTGCGTCGTCCTCCGGGTCGTGAAGCTTATCCAGGAGATGTATTTTATTTACATTCAAGATTACTTGAAAGGGCAAGTAAATTAAGTGATGAGCTTGGCGCAGGAAGCTTAACAGCATTACCTATTATTGAAACTCAAGCAGGTGATGTGTCAGCTTATATCCCAACCAATGTTATTTCAATTACCGATGGTCAAATTTTCTTAGAAACAGATTTATTTAACTCAGGTATTCGTCCTGCGATTAATGTTGGTTTATCTGTATCTCGTGTTGGTGGTGCTGCCCAAATTAAAGCTACTAAACAAGTTTCGGGTACATTAAGACTTGATTTAGCTCAATATAGAGAGTTACAAGCTTTTGCACAATTTGCAAGTGACTTAGATGAAGCAAGTAGAAAACAACTTGAGCGTGGACAAAGAATGGTTGAAGTTTTAAAACAACCGCCATATTCTCCACTTTCAGCTGAAAATCAAGTTGTAATGATTTATGCGGGTACTAAAGGATACTTAGATGATATAGCAGTTTCAAAAATTGGAGAATTTGAAGCAGCTTTATACCCATTTATTGAAGCTAAATACCCAGAAATTTTTGAGCAAATTAGAACCAAAAAGGCTTTAGATAAAGATTTAGAAGAAAAATTAGCTAAAGCATTGAGTGAGTTTAAAGCAAACCATATATAA
- the atpG gene encoding ATP synthase F1 subunit gamma, protein MSNLKEIKRKIKSVHNTQKTTNAMKLVSTAKLRKAEEAAKKSKVFAQKIDEVLSEIAFKINQYEGLDDKLPFFRKKDNIEKMDIIFITADKGLCGGFNIKTIKTVNEMLEDCKVKKIKVRLRAIGKTGIEYFNFQNIEILEKYLDTSSSPDYEKACAIIQSAVDDFINEVTDKVVIIHNGYKNMISQEIRINDLLPVEAIASREEQESQSLMDLEPEDEEILNDLLKTYFEYNMYFSLVDSLAAEHSARMQAMDNATNNAKARVKQLNLAYNKARQESITTELIEIISGVESMK, encoded by the coding sequence ATGTCTAATTTAAAAGAAATTAAAAGAAAAATAAAAAGTGTTCATAATACACAAAAAACAACCAATGCTATGAAGCTTGTTTCTACTGCCAAATTAAGAAAGGCAGAAGAGGCGGCTAAAAAATCAAAAGTTTTTGCTCAAAAAATTGATGAAGTTTTGTCAGAAATTGCTTTTAAAATTAACCAATATGAAGGACTTGATGATAAACTTCCGTTTTTTAGAAAAAAAGACAATATTGAAAAAATGGATATTATTTTCATTACTGCCGATAAAGGTTTATGTGGTGGTTTTAACATCAAAACTATTAAAACAGTAAATGAAATGCTCGAAGATTGTAAAGTAAAAAAAATCAAAGTAAGGCTAAGAGCTATTGGTAAAACAGGTATAGAGTATTTTAATTTCCAAAATATTGAAATTTTAGAAAAGTATTTAGATACAAGTTCTAGTCCTGACTATGAAAAAGCGTGTGCTATTATCCAAAGTGCAGTAGATGACTTTATAAATGAAGTAACAGATAAGGTTGTAATTATACATAATGGCTATAAAAATATGATTTCTCAAGAAATTCGTATTAATGATTTATTGCCTGTGGAGGCTATTGCAAGCAGGGAAGAACAAGAATCTCAATCTTTAATGGACTTAGAGCCAGAAGATGAAGAGATCTTAAACGACTTGTTAAAAACTTATTTTGAATATAACATGTATTTTTCTTTGGTTGATTCTTTGGCGGCTGAACATAGTGCAAGAATGCAAGCTATGGATAATGCAACCAATAATGCAAAAGCAAGAGTTAAACAACTTAATTTAGCTTATAACAAAGCAAGACAAGAATCTATTACCACCGAATTGATAGAGATTATCAGCGGTGTTGAGTCAATGAAATAA
- the atpD gene encoding F0F1 ATP synthase subunit beta, producing MQGFISQVLGPVVDVEFKEYLPQINEAIIVNYELEGKECKLVLEVAAHLGDNKVRTIAMDMTDGLVRGLVVEATGNPISVPVGEKVLGRIFNVTGDLIDEGEEINFDKHWSIHRDPPPFEEQSTKSEIFETGIKVVDLLAPYAKGGKVGLFGGAGVGKTVIIMELIHNVAFKHSGYSVFAGVGERTREGNDLYNEMKESNVLDKVALCYGQMNEPPGARNRIALTGLTMAEYFRDEMGLDVLMFIDNIFRFSQSGSEMSALLGRIPSAVGYQPTLASEMGKFQERITSTKKGSITSVQAVYVPADDLTDPAPATVFAHLDATTVLNRSIAEKGIYPAVDPLDSTSRMLDPQIIGEEHYKVARGVQSVLQKYKDLQDIIAILGMDELSEEDKLIVERARKIEKFLSQPFFVAEVFTGSPGKYISLEDTIAGFKGILEGKYDHLPENAFYMVGGIDEVIEKAEKLKA from the coding sequence ATGCAAGGTTTTATTTCTCAAGTTTTAGGACCAGTGGTTGATGTTGAATTTAAAGAATATCTTCCACAAATTAATGAAGCTATTATTGTTAATTATGAATTAGAAGGAAAAGAGTGTAAGCTAGTTCTTGAAGTAGCTGCACATTTGGGTGATAATAAGGTAAGAACTATTGCTATGGATATGACTGATGGTCTTGTTAGAGGTTTAGTAGTAGAAGCAACTGGTAACCCAATTAGTGTTCCAGTGGGTGAAAAAGTTCTTGGAAGAATTTTTAATGTAACGGGTGATTTAATTGATGAGGGTGAAGAGATTAATTTTGATAAACATTGGTCAATTCATAGAGATCCTCCTCCATTCGAAGAGCAAAGTACAAAAAGTGAAATTTTTGAAACAGGTATTAAGGTAGTTGACTTGTTGGCTCCTTATGCTAAGGGTGGTAAAGTTGGTCTTTTTGGTGGTGCAGGTGTTGGTAAAACCGTTATTATTATGGAGTTAATTCACAATGTTGCATTTAAACATAGTGGGTATTCGGTTTTTGCAGGTGTTGGTGAAAGAACACGTGAAGGTAATGATCTTTATAATGAAATGAAAGAAAGTAATGTTTTAGATAAAGTTGCATTATGTTATGGTCAAATGAATGAGCCACCAGGGGCAAGAAATCGTATTGCTTTAACAGGTCTTACTATGGCTGAGTATTTTAGAGATGAAATGGGACTTGATGTATTGATGTTTATTGATAATATCTTTAGATTCTCTCAATCAGGTTCAGAAATGTCAGCACTTTTAGGAAGAATTCCTTCAGCTGTTGGTTATCAGCCAACTTTAGCTAGTGAAATGGGTAAATTCCAAGAAAGAATTACTTCAACTAAAAAAGGTTCTATTACTTCAGTTCAAGCAGTTTATGTGCCAGCAGATGATTTAACAGACCCTGCTCCAGCAACTGTTTTTGCACACTTAGATGCAACTACAGTTTTAAATAGATCAATTGCTGAAAAAGGTATTTATCCAGCTGTTGATCCACTTGATTCTACTTCAAGAATGCTTGATCCACAAATTATAGGTGAAGAGCATTATAAAGTAGCACGTGGAGTGCAGTCAGTGCTTCAAAAATATAAAGATTTGCAAGATATTATTGCTATTTTAGGTATGGACGAGCTAAGTGAAGAGGATAAATTAATTGTTGAAAGAGCAAGAAAAATTGAAAAATTCCTATCTCAACCATTCTTCGTTGCTGAAGTATTTACAGGAAGTCCTGGTAAATATATTAGCCTAGAAGATACAATAGCAGGTTTTAAAGGTATTTTGGAAGGAAAATACGATCACCTACCAGAAAATGCTTTCTATATGGTAGGTGGAATTGATGAAGTGATTGAAAAAGCAGAAAAACTTAAGGCTTAA